A region from the Tsuneonella mangrovi genome encodes:
- a CDS encoding SDR family oxidoreductase produces MALITVFGASGRQGMAQVRQALKAGYDVRALSRQPDPFAGFDIEGIDKVEIRPVDLYDTDSYHDALEGSDYVFYTHPLQARADRAVLVGQVGAEAAKLGVKRVVWNTSSWIPDKPGEAHTYAGNTAGINALWRSGAPGTVFGSVLFMDNLLTNWARPFIVNEGRYVYPHNPELQANWISLDDVAKFMLASLERPDMEGAWLNIGGPERLIGKQVAQILSDSFGKPIAYAPCTPAEFGRYLVDAAGDGMPEEEKEPFAAGIAAFYEYNNTAPTRPFEVEMDHVYERFPELEGELEPMRDWVDRQDWSESNHRPAFG; encoded by the coding sequence GTGGCGTTGATTACGGTGTTCGGAGCGAGCGGTCGGCAAGGCATGGCGCAAGTGCGCCAGGCGCTCAAGGCAGGCTACGACGTGCGTGCCCTGTCGCGCCAGCCGGATCCCTTCGCGGGTTTCGATATCGAAGGGATCGACAAGGTCGAAATCCGCCCGGTCGATCTCTACGATACCGACAGCTACCATGATGCGCTCGAAGGGAGCGACTACGTGTTCTACACGCATCCCCTCCAAGCGCGCGCCGATCGCGCGGTGCTGGTGGGGCAGGTCGGTGCCGAAGCTGCCAAGCTGGGGGTGAAGCGGGTCGTCTGGAACACCTCGAGCTGGATCCCCGACAAACCGGGCGAGGCCCACACCTATGCCGGGAACACCGCCGGGATCAACGCGCTGTGGCGCTCCGGTGCGCCGGGCACGGTGTTCGGCTCGGTGCTGTTCATGGACAACCTGCTGACCAACTGGGCGCGTCCGTTCATCGTCAACGAAGGACGCTACGTTTATCCGCACAACCCCGAACTGCAGGCCAACTGGATCAGCCTCGACGACGTCGCGAAGTTCATGCTCGCCTCGCTAGAGCGGCCCGACATGGAGGGTGCCTGGCTCAACATCGGCGGGCCGGAAAGGCTAATCGGCAAGCAGGTCGCGCAGATCCTGAGCGATAGTTTCGGAAAGCCGATCGCCTACGCCCCCTGCACTCCGGCAGAATTCGGTCGCTACCTCGTCGATGCAGCCGGAGACGGCATGCCCGAAGAGGAAAAGGAGCCCTTCGCAGCAGGGATCGCGGCGTTCTATGAATACAACAACACCGCTCCAACGAGGCCGTTCGAGGTCGAAATGGACCACGTGTACGAACGGTTTCCCGAACTTGAGGGCGAACTCGAACCGATGCGCGATTGGGTCGATCGGCAGGACTGGAGCGAAAGCAACCACCGGCCCGCGTTCGGCTAG
- a CDS encoding aromatic ring-hydroxylating oxygenase subunit alpha, whose protein sequence is MPRSQLIEMTRSLIEYGRKDSMELADEVVRIPASSYTDPEIFEREKKQIFRRLPLMVAPSCELPNPGDYKAMDICGVPLLLTRQKDGTVAAMLNMCSHRGNPIASGTGNASRFTCGYHGWTFKNDGALIGVASPQDFGAIDKAAHCLTHFPVYEKAGLIWVTLDPNSKLDIADYLCGYDDLLEAFGFESWHLFSQRTLSGPNWKTAYDGYLDFYHLPVLHANTFGADFYNRANYFAFGPHQRLSTPSQFAIKVSGEDDMKIDLTEVADEDLSYEVLVQGVWTIFPHISIASFYGGGLRGAMISQLFPGDTVGESYTTQFYVMEHEPDDEEKIKAAHEQFDFLEIVVRDEDYKTGKRQHEALQSGLLKEVLFGRNERGGQVFHQWVEKLANASDAELVDIFAQESIPEAAE, encoded by the coding sequence ATGCCGCGCAGCCAGCTTATCGAAATGACCCGGTCGCTGATCGAATATGGCCGCAAGGACTCGATGGAGTTAGCCGACGAGGTGGTCAGGATTCCGGCATCGAGCTATACCGATCCAGAGATTTTCGAGCGCGAGAAGAAGCAGATTTTCCGCCGCTTGCCGCTGATGGTGGCCCCCTCATGCGAACTGCCAAACCCGGGCGACTACAAGGCGATGGACATTTGCGGCGTCCCGCTGCTGCTGACCCGTCAAAAGGACGGCACCGTGGCTGCAATGCTCAATATGTGTAGCCACCGGGGCAACCCGATCGCCAGCGGCACGGGCAACGCTTCGCGGTTCACTTGCGGTTATCACGGCTGGACCTTCAAGAACGACGGCGCATTGATCGGCGTCGCCAGCCCGCAGGATTTCGGCGCGATCGACAAGGCCGCACACTGCCTCACGCACTTTCCGGTATACGAGAAGGCCGGACTGATCTGGGTGACGCTCGATCCCAATTCGAAGCTCGACATCGCCGACTACTTGTGCGGCTACGACGACCTGCTCGAAGCGTTCGGGTTCGAAAGTTGGCACTTGTTCAGCCAGCGCACGCTCAGCGGCCCGAACTGGAAGACCGCATACGACGGCTATCTCGATTTCTACCACCTACCGGTGCTCCATGCGAACACCTTCGGGGCCGATTTCTACAATCGCGCCAACTACTTCGCGTTCGGCCCGCACCAGCGCCTGTCGACCCCGTCACAATTTGCGATCAAGGTCTCGGGCGAGGACGACATGAAGATCGACCTGACCGAAGTGGCCGACGAAGACCTGTCTTACGAAGTGCTCGTCCAGGGTGTGTGGACGATCTTCCCGCATATCTCGATCGCCAGCTTCTATGGCGGCGGACTGCGCGGGGCGATGATCAGCCAGCTGTTCCCCGGCGATACGGTGGGCGAGAGCTACACCACCCAGTTCTACGTGATGGAGCACGAACCGGACGACGAAGAGAAGATCAAGGCTGCGCACGAGCAGTTCGACTTCCTCGAGATCGTCGTGCGCGACGAAGACTACAAGACCGGCAAGCGCCAGCACGAGGCGCTGCAGAGCGGACTGCTCAAGGAAGTGCTGTTCGGCCGCAATGAACGTGGCGGGCAGGTCTTCCACCAGTGGGTCGAAAAGCTGGCTAATGCTAGCGACGCAGAACTGGTCGACATCTTCGCGCAGGAAAGCATTCCCGAAGCTGCCGAATAG
- a CDS encoding NADP-dependent oxidoreductase, translated as MPLPGPPIGIRPTNPAPEATIATTNRYVVIRQRPKGNPAVEDFSIEEESIDAVPPGHVVVRADTLSIDAWIRTTLDDGGFHEEGDLGSTVRAFGIGEVIESASDDLAAGDWVYGMLCAQTHPVVPASELTKLDLAPGIEPSAYIGPLGLTTGLTAWVGLIAVGEVEEGDTVLVSGAAGAVGSCVVQLAKARGAKAIGIAGGPAKCAYVVDELGADAAIDYKHEDVAARLAELAPEGIDVFFDNVGGEILDAALDNLAPAGARVVICGAISQYQDLNNVQGPKLYLRLAERNASMRGFVVSHHAARFGEANQEIAELIRSGKLALREHVVEPIDNFPQALLMLFTGGNTGNLVVRP; from the coding sequence TTGCCGCTACCGGGCCCGCCAATAGGCATAAGGCCAACCAATCCAGCCCCGGAGGCAACCATCGCTACCACCAACCGCTACGTCGTCATTCGGCAGCGCCCGAAAGGAAATCCGGCAGTCGAGGACTTCTCGATCGAGGAGGAATCGATCGATGCTGTGCCGCCCGGGCATGTCGTTGTGCGTGCCGACACGCTGTCAATCGATGCCTGGATCCGTACGACGCTTGATGATGGAGGTTTCCACGAGGAAGGCGACCTCGGCAGCACTGTTCGCGCTTTCGGCATCGGTGAAGTGATCGAGAGTGCGAGCGATGACCTGGCGGCTGGCGACTGGGTTTACGGGATGCTCTGTGCGCAAACGCATCCTGTTGTGCCGGCAAGCGAACTGACCAAGCTGGACCTTGCGCCGGGGATCGAGCCGTCGGCCTACATCGGCCCGCTGGGCCTGACCACCGGCCTGACGGCCTGGGTCGGCTTGATCGCTGTGGGCGAGGTGGAGGAAGGGGATACTGTCCTCGTGTCCGGCGCGGCCGGGGCGGTCGGGTCATGCGTTGTGCAACTGGCCAAGGCGCGTGGGGCCAAGGCGATCGGCATTGCCGGAGGTCCGGCCAAGTGCGCGTACGTCGTCGACGAACTCGGCGCGGATGCCGCGATCGATTACAAGCACGAGGATGTTGCCGCCCGGCTCGCCGAGCTCGCACCGGAGGGTATCGACGTATTCTTCGACAATGTCGGCGGAGAGATCCTCGATGCTGCACTCGACAATCTTGCGCCCGCAGGAGCACGAGTGGTGATCTGCGGAGCGATTTCGCAGTACCAGGACCTCAACAACGTGCAGGGTCCGAAGCTTTACCTGCGGCTTGCCGAGCGCAACGCATCGATGCGTGGTTTCGTGGTCAGCCACCACGCCGCCCGCTTTGGCGAAGCAAACCAGGAAATTGCCGAGCTTATCCGCAGCGGCAAGCTGGCGTTACGCGAGCATGTGGTCGAGCCGATCGACAATTTCCCCCAGGCCCTGCTGATGCTGTTCACCGGCGGAAACACCGGTAACCTCGTCGTGAGGCCATAA
- a CDS encoding ROK family protein has protein sequence MGEKLIGAVEAGGTKFILALARSSGDILARTRVPTTVPAVTFAAMREFFDQATGAHGPIASFGIASFGPIDIDPASSAYGTFTTTPKPGWSGARFHDALAGFGAPITVDTDVNGAALGEWHSGAGQGCGTLAYTTIGTGIGTGLVRDGRSLMGFSHYESGHIRPPRDLARDPYPGKCPFHADCLEGLASGPAIADRWGASLDQVDNREDAVELIGSYIAHLAAALVLLHMPDRLIFGGGVMHAPGLIASVRRQCERQLAGYIVDPRLDDGLERYIVAPGLGDDAGITGAIELGRQALGE, from the coding sequence ATGGGCGAAAAACTGATCGGGGCCGTCGAGGCCGGGGGGACGAAGTTCATCCTCGCACTGGCGCGGTCGAGCGGGGATATCCTCGCGCGGACGCGCGTTCCAACAACGGTCCCGGCTGTTACCTTCGCTGCGATGCGGGAATTCTTTGACCAGGCAACCGGGGCGCACGGGCCGATCGCGAGCTTCGGGATCGCAAGCTTCGGGCCGATCGACATCGATCCCGCATCGTCCGCATACGGTACCTTCACGACCACCCCCAAGCCGGGCTGGTCGGGCGCGCGGTTCCACGATGCGCTGGCTGGGTTTGGCGCACCGATCACAGTCGATACCGATGTCAACGGTGCAGCGCTCGGCGAATGGCACAGCGGCGCAGGCCAGGGCTGCGGCACGCTCGCCTATACCACCATCGGCACCGGAATCGGCACCGGGCTGGTCAGGGACGGCCGCTCGCTGATGGGCTTTTCGCACTACGAGAGCGGCCACATACGCCCGCCGCGCGACCTGGCGCGCGATCCTTATCCCGGCAAATGCCCGTTTCACGCAGATTGCCTCGAGGGGCTCGCCTCCGGGCCGGCGATCGCCGATCGCTGGGGGGCAAGCCTCGACCAGGTCGATAACCGGGAGGACGCGGTCGAACTGATCGGCAGCTATATCGCCCACCTGGCGGCAGCGCTGGTCCTGCTGCACATGCCCGACCGGCTGATATTCGGAGGCGGCGTGATGCACGCGCCGGGCTTGATCGCTTCAGTGCGGCGACAATGCGAACGCCAGCTGGCCGGCTACATCGTCGATCCGCGCCTTGACGACGGACTCGAGCGCTACATCGTCGCGCCCGGCCTGGGCGACGATGCCGGGATCACCGGGGCGATCGAACTCGGCAGGCAGGCGCTCGGCGAATAG
- a CDS encoding TonB-dependent receptor plug domain-containing protein has translation MSDPAKPSETGKPAREQVIVVTGLGLPTTPASPAYDTQVLTRSQLNDLGSGRIEDALSSIAGFQQFRRSDSRSANPSAQGVTLRALGGNATSRALVLLDGVPMSDPFFGYVPLSAIAPERLASARVTRGGGSGPFGAGALAGTIELTSADAQTLGPASGQALVDDRGETELAATIAPQLGAGFATVSGRWDRGMGFWTTPLDQRVPASVRARYDSWSVQLRGVAPLSDTVELQARGLAFHDDRTLRFAGADNSMEGQDASVRLVGRGKWQFDALAYIQARNFTNVVISSSRFTPVLDQSNTPATGIGGKLELRPPVGGGHVLRLGTDYRRSSGQLYEDAISAFSGMITQRRNAGGTNTDLGLFIEDDWSLGPLTLTAGARTDRYTIRNGFYIARAPDTSLVQDSRYPDRSGWEGSYRGGALLHVGGGLAIRTAAYTGLRLPTLNELYRPFVVFPVTTEANPDLRNERLVGYEAGIDFAPSSAVKFTLTAFDNRVKDAIANVTIATNLRQRQNIDAIHARGIEATAQLSLGSFGFDGSLAYTDAVARGSGFAAALDGMRPAQTPEWAASGTLSWQPGPHWRLAATVRYIGAQYEDDLQTDVLPAATTLDAYVQVPLTDHFALILRGENLTDATILTRNQGGSIDLGAPRTVWAGVKLSM, from the coding sequence GTGAGCGACCCGGCAAAGCCATCCGAAACCGGAAAGCCGGCTCGCGAACAAGTCATCGTGGTGACCGGCCTCGGACTACCGACCACGCCGGCCAGTCCTGCATACGACACGCAAGTGCTCACCCGCAGCCAGCTCAACGACTTAGGCTCTGGCCGGATCGAAGACGCCCTGTCTTCGATCGCCGGGTTCCAACAGTTTCGCCGGTCGGACAGCCGCTCGGCCAATCCCAGCGCGCAAGGCGTGACCCTGCGCGCACTTGGTGGCAACGCGACCAGCCGGGCGTTGGTGCTGCTCGACGGAGTGCCGATGAGCGACCCGTTCTTCGGCTATGTTCCCTTGAGCGCGATCGCGCCCGAGCGGCTCGCCAGCGCACGAGTCACTCGCGGCGGCGGTTCGGGCCCGTTCGGCGCCGGGGCCCTCGCCGGAACGATCGAGCTTACCAGCGCCGATGCGCAAACGCTCGGGCCTGCAAGCGGGCAGGCGCTGGTCGACGATCGCGGCGAGACCGAACTGGCCGCCACCATCGCTCCGCAGCTTGGCGCGGGCTTCGCTACCGTGTCCGGCCGATGGGATCGCGGGATGGGCTTCTGGACCACGCCGCTCGACCAGCGGGTGCCGGCCAGCGTGCGCGCCAGATACGACAGCTGGTCGGTCCAGTTGCGCGGGGTCGCGCCGCTTTCCGACACGGTCGAGCTGCAGGCGCGCGGGCTTGCCTTCCACGACGATCGCACATTGCGCTTCGCCGGGGCAGACAACTCGATGGAGGGGCAGGATGCCAGCGTGCGACTGGTCGGTCGCGGCAAATGGCAATTCGATGCGCTCGCCTATATCCAGGCGCGCAACTTCACAAACGTCGTCATCAGCTCCTCGCGCTTCACTCCCGTGCTCGATCAGAGCAACACGCCTGCGACCGGGATCGGCGGCAAGCTCGAACTGCGCCCGCCGGTTGGCGGCGGCCATGTCTTGCGGCTCGGCACGGATTACCGCCGTTCGTCGGGCCAGCTCTACGAAGATGCGATCAGCGCATTCTCGGGGATGATCACCCAGCGGCGCAACGCGGGCGGCACCAACACCGATCTCGGCCTTTTCATCGAGGACGACTGGTCGCTCGGCCCGCTGACCCTGACCGCCGGTGCTCGGACCGACCGCTACACGATCCGCAACGGCTTCTATATCGCGCGCGCGCCGGACACGTCCTTGGTGCAGGACTCGCGCTATCCCGACCGCTCGGGTTGGGAGGGATCGTATCGCGGCGGCGCGCTGCTGCACGTGGGAGGCGGCCTGGCCATACGAACTGCTGCGTATACCGGACTAAGACTGCCGACCCTCAACGAACTCTACCGCCCGTTCGTGGTGTTCCCGGTCACGACCGAGGCCAATCCGGACCTCAGGAACGAACGCCTCGTCGGCTACGAAGCGGGGATCGACTTCGCGCCGAGCAGTGCGGTCAAGTTCACGCTGACAGCATTCGATAACCGGGTGAAAGATGCGATCGCCAATGTCACCATCGCGACCAACCTGCGCCAACGGCAGAACATCGACGCGATCCATGCACGCGGAATCGAAGCCACGGCACAACTCTCGCTCGGCAGTTTCGGGTTCGACGGCTCGCTCGCCTATACCGACGCAGTAGCACGCGGCAGCGGCTTTGCCGCCGCGCTCGACGGGATGCGCCCCGCCCAGACCCCCGAGTGGGCCGCAAGCGGCACGCTCAGCTGGCAACCTGGGCCGCATTGGCGGCTCGCCGCCACTGTCCGGTATATCGGCGCGCAGTATGAAGACGACCTTCAAACCGACGTACTCCCGGCAGCGACCACGCTCGATGCCTACGTGCAAGTCCCTTTGACGGACCACTTTGCGCTCATCCTGCGCGGCGAGAACCTGACCGATGCCACGATCCTCACCCGCAACCAGGGCGGTTCGATCGACCTCGGCGCGCCGCGAACGGTGTGGGCGGGCGTGAAGCTGTCCATGTAA